The genomic region GGCCCAGCACAGAGCTGAACACCACCAAGTGTAAGTTTTTCTGTTTGCACCAAGTTGATGAAGCAGGTCTTATtttcaccccattttacagaaggaggagactgaggctaaGCAGGAAGCCTTTTGGCCAAAGTCAAGGTGATATATAAAGCCTTAGAGAAGTCCCCTGGGGTAGGTAAGACcctcctcattttacaaaagaagaagcagatctgggggtggggtgggcatcaGTCAAGGTCAACCAGCTGGGAAATGGGAGAGCCAGAGTGGAGTCCAGGTCTGTGTGACTCCTGACCTTAGTCACGACACTGAGCATGAAATGTGACAGACAGCGAGagacagaaggaggaggagagccaCGTAGAGAGACGGGAATGCACTTAGGGAGACAGATGGAAAGGCGGAAAACCACAGAGTGGGAGAGAGAGCCAGGAAGAACACTAGCAGACAGGTGGAAGAGGCCACTAGAAGCTTTGCGGGTGGGGAGGATGGAGCAAAGCCTGAGCTTTTAGGGGGACTCACCTCTGCCTCGTAGATGAGCAGCGCCACGTGTGTGAGGGTGTACAAGGTCATGTAGACAGACAACTTCACCGAGCCCGAGTGGCTGATGCGGCCCCTGGCGACAGGCCGTGAGGGGAGACAGCAGGGGTGGGGGCCGTCAGAGAGGAGGGGGTGgctaccccctcccccaacccaatCTCTGCCCTGCCCCCCTGCCCAGCCACCCCATCCCTGCTGTGCTCCCTCCCGCCCCAGGATGGGCACCGTGTCACCGTGAATCCCTTCCCCAGAAGGATCAGCATCAGCAGGAAGATGAGGAAGCTGGAGGAGAAGAGCAGCTTGGCTGGTAGAAGAAGGAGAGGGCAGCTCAGATGCGGGGCTCTGCCGGGGGAGGAGCCCCACACCCTCCCGGGCCCACTTCTTTCTCACCCAGGATCTTCAGACTCTCGTTGCCAATGCCATCCGTGGCATACTGGCcccagtagatgcagaaaaataggAGGCTCAGGACTGAGGAAAGGACAGACACCGGCTTTAGAGCATCACTCTTCCCTAGCACTGTGATCCAGATGACCAGAGCCCTTCGTTCATCCCCATCAGGATTTAGACTCTACTCCTGCTGTCTTCCTGGGATGCTCTGAAGTccagacccccagcccctcctccctcagacccaggaGTCCAGATCCCCAGCCCCCCTCCCTCAGACCTAAgaatccaggcccccagcccttcCTTTCTTAGGCCTAAGTATCTAAGCCCTAAGCTCCTCCTCTCATAGAACTCAAAAGTTAAGATACTCTAAACCTCACCCTCCATTCCTGCTGCAGCCATGAACATTTTATAAGTCGTGTGAAGCAACTGACGACCTTTCAGCAAATCTAGGAGGAGGATAAGGGAAGGCTGTACACAGACAGGTTGGCTGCCCTCCAACCttgtcccccctcccccatcttccCTCTCCCCCCTCGCTCCGCCCCCGCCATGGGCTGGACTCACATCCAAAGTAAcaggagaggaggaagatgaggatGAAGATGAGGAGGAAAGTCACATCGGTCTCCAGGATCCCTGCCAATTTGGCAGAAGGAAACCCTGCAGTCAGGAGGGGTCTTCCCTCAACAGGCTCCCAGTTCTAGGTTCCCACTGAGATGCTGGGTCCCCAGGTGCTCACCAAACTCATCAGCAGAGAAATGCCGCGTCCAGAAGGACTTGCCGTTGGTGAGGACCATCTCATACTCCAGCTGCAGCCCATCTCCCTGTGGGGAGTGTGGCGGCCTAAGGAAGGGGGGCAGGGGTAGccctgggcagggaaggggtTGGCAGgaaggcaaggaggagaaggCCCCGGCCACTTACACCACACTTGCTGAGCGCGATGTACCACCACCTTTCACGCACCGAGCGGAAGCTGCGGCCACTGGAGCAGCTCAGGTAGCGAGTTCCCTCCTCTGACACCACCTGGGGAGGAGCGCAAAGGCTGAAGCCTGCCTGGACCTGGGCCTTCAGCACCTGCCCATTCCCCCAGGCCGAGCCCATACCTGACAGCCTGACCAGGCATACTGGGTAGTGAGGTTGATGACCTGGTTGTTCTCTGGCCTGATCACTGACTCCTTGGCCAGGCAGTCCTAGGCAAGGACAGGGATGTGGTCACTCCTTGGCCAGCTTCAAccttgtccccccacccccaccttcctcaCAGACTTCACCTTGTCCCCTGCCTTGTACACGGCTGGCCACTGGGATGGGTCGTCGAAATAGAGGAGGATGTTCTGACAGCACCTGGCCTGCAGACCCAGAGATGTGGGGAGTTGGGGAGCTGGGGTAGCCCTTGCCTTGGGAGGCCAAGGGGGTGTCCAGCCTCAGCATGGTGAGTGATTGGGGAAGGCTCACCTCAGGGTATCGGAAACGGAAGTCTAGTCGGCCATAATCCGAGAGGAAGCAAAATCTCGTCAGGAACACCCAGTCCTGGAAAAGGGGCCCACTCAGACTTTCTTCTGAGCCCCTTGAGAACTCTCCTTGACTCCATAGTCCCCCCCTCAACTTTTCCTCCCTACCCTGGAGTTCCTGGTTTCCTAAGAAACATAAAGGGGACCAGGTCACCTCCAAAATTCTTCTGTTATCCTTTCACCTTGGTTCCAGGATTCCTGCTTCGGATGTCCCCCAAGTTTCTTCCCCTCCTTTCAAACACTTCTCCCATTTCTCAGGTGCCAGAGAAAGCCTGGAGGGCCAGGTCCCCATCCTGGACATCTTttgtcacagacacacacacacacacacacacacactggacatCTTttgtcacagacacacacacacacacgacatcttttgtcacagacacacacacacagaggacatCTTttgtcacagacacacacagacacacagacacagacacacacacacacacacacacacacacacacacagtggtccCAGAACCCATCAGATGCTGGGGAGTATTCCAAATAGCCCCCTCTGGGTCCTGAGCAGGACAGTGAACTCAGGCTCTCTTGCAGTGAAAAGTGCTGTCCCTTCAGCACCACCTCggcgtcccccacccccaccccaaactctGACTCTCCCAACCCCGCCCCGCTCCTCGCCCAACTCTGACCTCAATGTCCCTCCTACAATCCCCGAGGCTCCTCTCTACCCCCGGGGCCCCCTCAGCCTCAACCCAGACCCAGTCCCTCATCACCCTTGGCCCCAAGCCCCCAGGCTCTCAGGGACCTTCCGGGAGGGgcggcagggggcggggcggcaccttcccccttctctccctctggtCCCTCGGGGGCCCGGCGGGTGGCAGGGGAGGGCCGGGCGTGCTCACCTCCTTGGAGCTGAGGTTGCCCCGCACGTACTTAGCCCGGGCGCGGGGGGGCAGCGGCAGCATTAGgagcagcagcggcggcagcaggCGGCGCAGAGCGGGCGCGCGCGGGGGCTCCATTCCACCCGctccggccccggccccggcccgggTTCCGCTCCCGCTCCCACTCCGGCCCGGCGACGGCGGCGAGAGCGCGCGGGCCGGCTGGCGCGCGGCCCCGATTAAAGGGGCCGCTGGGCACCGCGCTCCCTGCCTTCTCCTCCGGGATTACCCAGCCTGGCCCCTACCCAACCGCCATGGGAAGGTCCGCCCCTTTCCCATCCGCACCACACCTCTCCAGCCCCAGTACTCCCCTTGGGTAGTCTCCCTGATACCTCAGGCTCCTGGTGTCCTAAAATGAACTCCAATGCACTCCCCCAAGTCGAGCATCCTCCTCCAGGCTGCCATCTCAGGATGACCCACAACCCCCAGGGCCCAGCTCTGTTTTGACCTCCCCTCAGTTTAGCTCCCAAATAGCTCTTTCATTACCCATCCCCGCCCCCATGACAGCCAACACCAGCTGTGGCCACTCCAGATCCCATGCACCCTGTGAAGTTCCTACAGAAACACAGAGGCAGAGTGGGTAAACCACCAGTTCTGGGTCACACAACTCCGAGGTGGTAGAGAGCCCTCAGCCACAACCACTACTGCCTGACCCTGTCCTGTCACTGCTTACCAGGGTGTGAAAATCAGTTGCCATGAGGCAGAGGGAGTGGTGTTACAGGAAACCCACAAGCAGACTCTGAAATCAattgcttgggttcaaatcccagcattGCCATAAACTTCCTAAAAGACCTCAACTAAGTCACACCTGTGTGATCTCCCAGCCAGTCCCCTACACCCTGGCACTGACTTTACGGTTTCCCTGTGGGCAATGGGGAGCCCTGGAAAAGCTTTACAGAGTACAGTCCAAGCCCCTCCGCTTCATTTTCCCAATCAGATTCCAAGACATGTTTAGCTTCATCCCTCCCCCTCCACGGAAGAAAATTTGCTGCTCctcaaaatatcatttaaaaaaaatttccaagtcaAGAGGCCAAGCAGGAAACATAAGTGGGTGAAATGGAGAGTTGACCCCACAAAAAAGGAGCCTCTGCAACTTAGCTTCAGCCAGTTTTCGACAGGAAGGAGAGTAAGTCTGATATGCCAGTTTCTCtgctttcattctgtttttttgtttttttttttgagagagaagccagaaaattttttttttaaaaagctgatttgTAACAGTAGATAATTGattcaaaaatgttaaatatattgtAGACCAaagaaaaaagtctgccactACATCCAGGCTTCATCTGCCATTCCTGCCCTGATCCTGCCCACACACTGTTCTTGTGCCCACCAGACCAGAAGCCTCTCATACGCAGAGCCCAGAAGTGATTCATGCTAAGTCCCAGCATGGTCTAGGGATATAGGCAGAATGGGCCTTACACGTGCTGTTCCACAGAGGAGCATTTCTAGATTGCCTGGAATGTTCTGTTTCTCCTCTACTAGCAAATTTTTACTGAACTTGAAAAATACAAGGGTCTTTTGTCAACTCCTCGTCAGCAGAGTAGAGTCACACTCCCTCCTTGGACTCCCCAGCCCCTggacttctttctctttcagatgCCACAAGGGCTGAAACTGTGTTCACCACTGTACTGGGAGTCCCCTGGAGGAACAGCCTCAGTCTCATTCACTCTGGAGCCCCAACATCACCAGAGTCAAGCACAAAGTTGGCCTTAGTGGGTGGATCTGTTAGACTGACTGGAGGTCTCTGGGCTGAGGATGGTGACAAATGACAGTACCTTCCCTTCCACTTTGGACCAGAACTCAAAGCTAGGGAAAGCTGCTGTCCTGAGCCAGCCACTCACTAAAAATCAagaggactgtgaagaagacacTTTATTGAGGTGATCAGAGTTGGAAattcctgcccccaacccagcCTCAGCCTGTTCAGTACAGTCTCATGGGTGGAAAGGACCAGGCCTCTGGGCTGCTCTGAGCCACCATCCAGGAGAGGCTGGGCAGCGGTGCTGGGGGGCTGGGGCTCCAGTCCAAGGCAGAACTTCGGGGCAACAAGGGTGATGGTGGCTGGGGCAGGAGTTGTGGTGGGCCAATCCCCCAAGGCCGGGGAGGAGGCGGTGTGGCTACCAGCCAGATGCTTTTCAGTAGATCAAAGGCTGTTGGGGGGCCCCAGGCTGCCCCAGATGGTGAAGGCAACGAGGATAATGGGGGTGGCCAGGGACCTTTCGGTGGTGCCAGGCTCACTTGGTGCACAGTAGGAGTGCTGGAGGTGGGAGGCATGGCAAAGGTGAGCTCCTTTGTTCCCTGCCGctgcctctgcctcccctcccctggggCCTGCTCAGGACTGTTGATCCAGGAAGGTGTCATTCTTTGCCTCTTAAGGGccccaggctcagtccctggcacAGAGGAAAGAAGCATGAGGGACAGCTGAACAAGAGCAGACAAAGAAAAAGGGAGTTTAGGAGGCAGGAGATAAGCTCACCTGGCAAGTGTGGCTGGCAGCCCCGGAGCACCAGGGTAAGGTCAGGCACACAGCCATGGCAGGCCTGTAAAGTGCCCACgatagcatccctggcctcttgAACTAGGTTTCTCCTAGGGAAGGCTTGTGGCAGAATCAGCTGACATTGCAGCTCCCCCAGCAGCTGCTCCAAGTCAGGGAGCTGTGGGGGACTGGGGGGGCCTGGGCCCGAGCCTCCAGGCACCTGGTTTTCCTTGCCC from Bubalus bubalis isolate 160015118507 breed Murrah chromosome 18, NDDB_SH_1, whole genome shotgun sequence harbors:
- the TMEM145 gene encoding transmembrane protein 145 isoform X6; translation: MEPPRAPALRRLLPPLLLLMLPLPPRARAKYVRGNLSSKEDWVFLTRFCFLSDYGRLDFRFRYPEARCCQNILLYFDDPSQWPAVYKAGDKDCLAKESVIRPENNQVINLTTQYAWSGCQVVSEEGTRYLSCSSGRSFRSVRERWWYIALSKCGGDGLQLEYEMVLTNGKSFWTRHFSADEFGILETDVTFLLIFILIFLLSCYFGYLLKGRQLLHTTYKMFMAAAGMEVLSLLFFCIYWGQYATDGIGNESLKILAKLLFSSSFLIFLLMLILLGKGFTVTRGRISHSGSVKLSVYMTLYTLTHVALLIYEAEIMTRPSAANKNFPYHVRTSQIASAGAPGPGGSQSADKAFPQHVYGNVTFISDSVPNFTELFSIPPPASCVSPAPPAPEELLAPPLEYLTPLPAPPPPSTPRRLSPPPAFRNPRAPTPRRDRPPAPAPTLPDWVLALLRTPPQTPRAVPPPPLAFRGSPPPSRPPPEFARRTPTPPLEYLAPLPRRP
- the PRR19 gene encoding proline-rich protein 19 isoform X1; translation: MDGPEARTPAEGATDSRGTMDPGEPAPKPFQQPEKPGRVRRRKTRRERNEALAGSRQPLTYQHPPVASRDPHMVLQNSVAPTAAKLVVITQGRLSRDHRGLFNHEVKSLDVARLLSSESLESGTPALTTKSSPSPGRGQQPSLQSRGKENQVPGGSGPGPPSPPQLPDLEQLLGELQCQLILPQAFPRRNLVQEARDAIVGTLQACHGCVPDLTLVLRGCQPHLPGTEPGALKRQRMTPSWINSPEQAPGEGRQRQRQGTKELTFAMPPTSSTPTVHQVSLAPPKGPWPPPLSSLPSPSGAAWGPPTAFDLLKSIWLVATPPPPRPWGIGPPQLLPQPPSPLLPRSSALDWSPSPPAPLPSLSWMVAQSSPEAWSFPPMRLY
- the TMEM145 gene encoding transmembrane protein 145 isoform X3 gives rise to the protein MEPPRAPALRRLLPPLLLLMLPLPPRARAKYVRGNLSSKEDWVFLTRFCFLSDYGRLDFRFRYPEARCCQNILLYFDDPSQWPAVYKAGDKDCLAKESVIRPENNQVINLTTQYAWSGCQVVSEEGTRYLSCSSGRSFRSVRERWWYIALSKCGGDGLQLEYEMVLTNGKSFWTRHFSADEFGILETDVTFLLIFILIFLLSCYFGYLLKGRQLLHTTYKMFMAAAGMEVLSLLFFCIYWGQYATDGIGNESLKILAKLLFSSSFLIFLLMLILLGKGFTVTRGRISHSGSVKLSVYMTLYTLTHVALLIYEAEFFDPGQVLYTYESPAGYGLIGLQVAAYVWFSYAVLVSLRHFPEKQPFYVPFFAAYTLWFFAVPVMALIANFGIPKWAREKIVNGIQLGIHLYAHGVFLIMTRPSAANKNFPYHVRTSQIASAGAPGPGGSQSADKAFPQHVYGNVTFISDSVPNFTELFSIPPPASCAGKQVEETAVAAAVAPRGRVVTMAEPGAASPPPSSRFPKAADPSWDGPTPPYQPLVPQTAAPHTGFTEYFSMHTAGGTAPPV
- the PRR19 gene encoding proline-rich protein 19 isoform X2, which gives rise to MDPGEPAPKPFQQPEKPGRVRRRKTRRERNEALAGSRQPLTYQHPPVASRDPHMVLQNSVAPTAAKLVVITQGRLSRDHRGLFNHEVKSLDVARLLSSESLESGTPALTTKSSPSPGRGQQPSLQSRGKENQVPGGSGPGPPSPPQLPDLEQLLGELQCQLILPQAFPRRNLVQEARDAIVGTLQACHGCVPDLTLVLRGCQPHLPGTEPGALKRQRMTPSWINSPEQAPGEGRQRQRQGTKELTFAMPPTSSTPTVHQVSLAPPKGPWPPPLSSLPSPSGAAWGPPTAFDLLKSIWLVATPPPPRPWGIGPPQLLPQPPSPLLPRSSALDWSPSPPAPLPSLSWMVAQSSPEAWSFPPMRLY
- the TMEM145 gene encoding transmembrane protein 145 isoform X5; amino-acid sequence: MEPPRAPALRRLLPPLLLLMLPLPPRARAKYVRGNLSSKEDWVFLTRFCFLSDYGRLDFRFRYPEARCCQNILLYFDDPSQWPAVYKAGDKDCLAKESVIRPENNQVINLTTQYAWSGCQVVSEEGTRYLSCSSGRSFRSVRERWWYIALSKCGGDGLQLEYEMVLTNGKSFWTRHFSADEFGILETDVTFLLIFILIFLLSCYFGYLLKGRQLLHTTYKMFMAAAGMEVLSLLFFCIYWGQYATDGIGNESLKILAKLLFSSSFLIFLLMLILLGKGFTVTRGRISHSGSVKLSVYMTLYTLTHVALLIYEAEFFDPGQVLYTYESPAGYGLIGLQVAAYVWFSYAVLVSLRHFPEKQPFYVPFFAAYTLWFFAVPVMALIANFGIPKWAREKIVNGIQLGIHLYAHGVFLIMTRPSAANKNFPYHVRTSQIASAGAPGPGGSQSADKAFPQHVYGNVTFISDSVPNFTELFSIPPPASCPLPRAAPDSGLPLFRDLRPPGPLRDL
- the TMEM145 gene encoding transmembrane protein 145 isoform X7 encodes the protein MEPPRAPALRRLLPPLLLLMLPLPPRARAKYVRGNLSSKEDWVFLTRFCFLSDYGRLDFRFRYPEARCCQNILLYFDDPSQWPAVYKAGDKDCLAKESVIRPENNQVINLTTQYAWSGCQVVSEEGTRYLSCSSGRSFRSGDGLQLEYEMVLTNGKSFWTRHFSADEFGILETDVTFLLIFILIFLLSCYFGYLLKGRQLLHTTYKMFMAAAGMEVLSLLFFCIYWGQYATDGIGNESLKILAKLLFSSSFLIFLLMLILLGKGFTVTRGRISHSGSVKLSVYMTLYTLTHVALLIYEAEFFDPGQVLYTYESPAGYGLIGLQVAAYVWFSYAVLVSLRHFPEKQPFYVPFFAAYTLWFFAVPVMALIANFGIPKWAREKIVNGIQLGIHLYAHGVFLIMTRPSAANKNFPYHVRTSQIASAGAPGPGGSQSADKAFPQHVYGNVTFISDSVPNFTELFSIPPPASCPLPRAAPDSGLPLFRDLRPPGPLRDL
- the TMEM145 gene encoding transmembrane protein 145 isoform X2 — translated: MEPPRAPALRRLLPPLLLLMLPLPPRARAKYVRGNLSSKEDWVFLTRFCFLSDYGRLDFRFRYPEARCCQNILLYFDDPSQWPAVYKAGDKDCLAKESVIRPENNQVINLTTQYAWSGCQVVSEEGTRYLSCSSGRSFRSGDGLQLEYEMVLTNGKSFWTRHFSADEFGILETDVTFLLIFILIFLLSCYFGYLLKGRQLLHTTYKMFMAAAGMEVLSLLFFCIYWGQYATDGIGNESLKILAKLLFSSSFLIFLLMLILLGKGFTVTRGRISHSGSVKLSVYMTLYTLTHVALLIYEAEFFDPGQVLYTYESPAGYGLIGLQVAAYVWFSYAVLVSLRHFPEKQPFYVPFFAAYTLWFFAVPVMALIANFGIPKWAREKIVNGIQLGIHLYAHGVFLIMTRPSAANKNFPYHVRTSQIASAGAPGPGGSQSADKAFPQHVYGNVTFISDSVPNFTELFSIPPPASCVSPAPPAPEELLAPPLEYLTPLPAPPPPSTPRRLSPPPAFRNPRAPTPRRDRPPAPAPTLPDWVLALLRTPPQTPRAVPPPPLAFRGSPPPSRPPPEFARRTPTPPLEYLAPLPRRP
- the TMEM145 gene encoding transmembrane protein 145 isoform X1; its protein translation is MEPPRAPALRRLLPPLLLLMLPLPPRARAKYVRGNLSSKEDWVFLTRFCFLSDYGRLDFRFRYPEARCCQNILLYFDDPSQWPAVYKAGDKDCLAKESVIRPENNQVINLTTQYAWSGCQVVSEEGTRYLSCSSGRSFRSVRERWWYIALSKCGGDGLQLEYEMVLTNGKSFWTRHFSADEFGILETDVTFLLIFILIFLLSCYFGYLLKGRQLLHTTYKMFMAAAGMEVLSLLFFCIYWGQYATDGIGNESLKILAKLLFSSSFLIFLLMLILLGKGFTVTRGRISHSGSVKLSVYMTLYTLTHVALLIYEAEFFDPGQVLYTYESPAGYGLIGLQVAAYVWFSYAVLVSLRHFPEKQPFYVPFFAAYTLWFFAVPVMALIANFGIPKWAREKIVNGIQLGIHLYAHGVFLIMTRPSAANKNFPYHVRTSQIASAGAPGPGGSQSADKAFPQHVYGNVTFISDSVPNFTELFSIPPPASCVSPAPPAPEELLAPPLEYLTPLPAPPPPSTPRRLSPPPAFRNPRAPTPRRDRPPAPAPTLPDWVLALLRTPPQTPRAVPPPPLAFRGSPPPSRPPPEFARRTPTPPLEYLAPLPRRP
- the TMEM145 gene encoding transmembrane protein 145 isoform X4, which codes for MEPPRAPALRRLLPPLLLLMLPLPPRARAKYVRGNLSSKEDWVFLTRFCFLSDYGRLDFRFRYPEARCCQNILLYFDDPSQWPAVYKAGDKDCLAKESVIRPENNQVINLTTQYAWSGCQVVSEEGTRYLSCSSGRSFRSVRERWWYIALSKCGGDGLQLEYEMVLTNGKSFWTRHFSADEFGILETDVTFLLIFILIFLLSCYFGYLLKGRQLLHTTYKMFMAAAGMEVLSLLFFCIYWGQYATDGIGNESLKILAKLLFSSSFLIFLLMLILLGKGFTVTRGRISHSGSVKLSVYMTLYTLTHVALLIYEAEVLCSSGHGPDRQLRDPQVGPGEDCQWNPVGDPSVCPRRVPDHDTPFGGQQELPIPRAHVADRLGRSPGPWRQPIRRQGLPAARLRERDVHQRLGAQLHGALLHTPARLLRREAGGGDSGGGGGGPEGPRGDHGRAGRGLPAPFLSVPQGGRPKLGWPDAALPAARAPDSGAAHRLHRVLQHAHGRGHRTPGLSTPAPWAARRAPAGLQIPSLTRPQGSAIPGLAKPPHPACPGRGA